A single region of the Liolophura sinensis isolate JHLJ2023 chromosome 9, CUHK_Ljap_v2, whole genome shotgun sequence genome encodes:
- the LOC135475509 gene encoding transcription factor HES-2-like produces MEKKRRARINTCLNQLKSLVLQAMNKDSSQYSKLEKADILEMTVNFLKAVPQQKARAASHETVGAIAKYNSGFTECAAEVGRYLGSVQGVDGEVRSRVLNHLSHRMNAIQTSQPTAPPPATHSQPSIQPVYVQIPNTTPVIPGVHTASYPATTPVSTSGPHHQGALVVMPSAVVLPTPVTVQHSWQQQHQQQQLLQQNFVMPLSPPSSRGCSPVSSVSQTPVPVRHSAIQGVQKSSVPTNVDLKSEQLWRPW; encoded by the exons ATGGAAAAGAAACGACGAGCCAGAATCAACACATGTCTGAATCAGTTGAAGAGCCTTGTCCTACAAGCTATGAATAAAGAT AGCTCACAATATTCCAAGTTAGAAAAGGCTGATATTCTGGAGATGACGGTAAACTTCTTGAAAGCTGTGCCACAACAGAAAGCCCGAGCCGCATCACACGAAACCGTGGGTGCCATAGCCAAGTACAACTCTGGCTTCACCGAGTGTGCTGCCGAGGTGGGGAGATACTTAGGGTCAGTCCAAGGCGTGGACGGGGAAGTGCGATCCCGTGTGTTAAATCACCTGTCTCATCGCATGAATGCTATTCAAACGAGTCAGCCAACAGCCCCCCCACCAGCCACTCATTCCCAGCCATCCATCCAGCCCGTATACGTTCAAATCCCCAACACCACCCCAGTAATTCCAGGAGTCCATACCGCCAGCTACCCCGCTACCACGCCTGTATCCACATCCGGTCCACACCATCAGGGAGCTCTGGTCGTGATGCCATCCGCAGTTGTCCTCCCAACACCAGTCACCGTTCAGCATTCTtggcaacaacaacaccaacagCAGCAGCTACTCCAGCAGAACTTCGTTATGCCCCTGTCTCCTCCCTCGTCCCGAGGCTGCTCTCCAGTGTCAAGTGTTAGCCAAACACCCGTACCTGTGAGACACAGTGCTATCCAGGGGGTCCAGAAATCGTCCGTTCCCACGAATGTCGACCTGAAATCTGAGCAGTTATGGCGACCGTGGTGA